Proteins from one Mercurialis annua linkage group LG7, ddMerAnnu1.2, whole genome shotgun sequence genomic window:
- the LOC126656891 gene encoding uncharacterized protein LOC126656891, with the protein MLCSPVESPKDPSPSDNTSIAHINLNQTPPDNNRHKLIIKGNHGMLREENRDFEIQKSQHEKDCFDVDERAHGDLNLGEKRKNMDAFITKDTSAVIKDAQKLFEMLDGLVEEIGEENVVQVVIDSASAYVKAGDLLMEKRKKLFWSPCAAHCIDNILEDIGELLMFKDTIKKAREVCVYIYRHAWVLSMFRKFSDKKELKRAGVTRFATTFLTLKSFEENKLPLRAMFASEDWVKSQYASKPEAKRVGTIMLSDVRFWKSVKYCLKCVSPIVKVLRLVDGDAKLAMGYIYEVMDRAKEQIANNFNKQLTKYERVWKIIDTRWDLQLHMPLHAAGYFLNPK; encoded by the exons ATGCTATGCTCGCCCGTTGAGTCTCCGAAAGATCCATCGCCCAGTGATAATACGAGTATCGCCCATATCAATCTTAATCAGACTCCTCCCG ATAACAACCGCcataaactcattataaaaggaaacCACGGAATGCTGAGAGAG gaaaaca GAGATTTCGAAATTCAAAAATCTCAACATGAGAAGGACTGTTTTGATGTAGATGAAAGAGCTCACGGAGATCTAAATTTAGgtgaaaaaagaaagaatatgGATGCATTCATAACTAAAG ACACATCTGCTGTAATCAAAGATGCACAGAAGTTATTTGAAATGCTTGATGGACTAGTGGAGGAAATTGGAGAGGAAAATGTTGTTCAGGTTGTGATTGATAGTGCTTCAGCTTATGTAAAAGCTGGGGACTTATTGATGGAAAAGAGAAAGAAATTATTTTGGTCTCCTTGTGCGGCTCACTGTATTGACAATATATTGGAGGATATAGGTGAATTGTTGATGTTTAAAGATACAATAAAGAAAGCTAGGGAAGTTTGTGTTTATATTTATAGGCATGCTTGGGTTCTTAGCATGTTTAGAAAGTTTTCTGATAAGAAGGAGTTAAAAAGAGCCGGAGTTACAAGATTTGCTACAACTTTTCTCACATTAAAGAGTTTTGAGGAAAATAAACTTCCACTTAGAGCAATGTTTGCTTCAGAGGACTGGGTAAAGAGTCAGTATGCTTCCAAGCCAGAAGCAAAAAGGGTGGGCACAATTATGTTATCTGATGTTCGATTTTGGAAATCAGTTAAGTATTGTCTAAAGTGTGTGAGTCCAATAGTCAAAGTTTTAAGACTCGTTGATGGGGATGCCAAACTGGCTATGGGGTATATTTATGAAGTAATGGATAGGGCAAAGGAACAAATTGCGAACAATTTCAATAAGCAACTGACAAAGTATGAGCGAGTTTGGAAAATTATTGATACAAGATGGGATTTGCAACTCCATATGCCACTTCATGCAGCTGGTTATTTTCTTAATCCCAAGTAA